In Catalinimonas alkaloidigena, a single genomic region encodes these proteins:
- a CDS encoding SDR family NAD(P)-dependent oxidoreductase, translated as MTQQQNPADTGATPGAAKEHKVWFITGTSRGFGRVWTEAVLKRGDKVAATARKLESIADFNEKYGDQVLTLPLDVTQPEQVNAAVEQAYAHFGRLDIVLNNAGYSLVSTIEEASADDVRALYETNIFGPLAVIKAALPLLRKQGYGHILGTSSNLGHITFPVIGYYCSSKWAFEAIHESLAAEVAQFGIKVTIIEPGAYATEFGSQQSLKFAEGQELYADFKANFFKRLGTMERGDPEATPEALFAVVDAENPPLRFHLGSHNLPGVREAYSERLHEWEAWDAVSRAAQGEPVQH; from the coding sequence GCGCGGGTTTGGCCGGGTCTGGACCGAAGCGGTGCTCAAGCGTGGCGACAAGGTAGCGGCGACCGCCCGTAAGCTGGAGAGCATCGCCGACTTCAATGAAAAGTACGGCGATCAGGTGCTGACGCTTCCCCTGGACGTCACCCAGCCGGAACAAGTGAACGCAGCCGTGGAACAAGCCTACGCTCACTTTGGCAGGCTGGACATCGTGTTGAACAATGCTGGTTACTCGTTGGTGAGCACCATCGAAGAAGCCAGCGCCGACGACGTACGCGCCCTCTACGAAACCAATATTTTCGGGCCGCTGGCGGTGATCAAAGCCGCGCTGCCACTTCTGCGCAAGCAGGGCTACGGGCACATTCTGGGCACGTCGAGCAACCTGGGTCACATCACGTTCCCGGTCATCGGTTACTACTGTTCTTCCAAGTGGGCGTTTGAGGCGATCCACGAAAGCCTCGCGGCCGAAGTCGCCCAATTCGGCATTAAGGTGACGATCATTGAACCCGGTGCCTATGCCACGGAGTTTGGAAGTCAGCAGTCGCTGAAATTTGCGGAAGGGCAGGAACTTTATGCCGACTTTAAAGCGAATTTCTTCAAGCGACTGGGCACAATGGAGCGAGGCGACCCGGAGGCGACGCCGGAAGCGTTGTTCGCGGTGGTCGATGCGGAAAATCCGCCCCTTCGGTTCCACCTGGGGAGTCACAATCTGCCGGGCGTCCGGGAGGCGTATTCCGAGCGCCTGCACGAATGGGAAGCCTGGGATGCGGTCTCCCGTGCCGCGCAGGGCGAGCCCGTTCAACATTAA